From the genome of Pungitius pungitius chromosome 21, fPunPun2.1, whole genome shotgun sequence, one region includes:
- the ppa1a gene encoding inorganic pyrophosphatase 2, mitochondrial, which translates to MSVTTEERGRPNTKEYRVYFKNSEGKYISPFHDIPIYANEAENIFHAVVEVPRWTNAKMEIATKDPLNPLKQDMKKGNLRYVANVFPHKGYIWNYGAIPQTWEDPNHKDSDTGCCGDNDPIDICDIGNKVCSRGEIIQVKVLGTLALIDEGETDWKVIVINTEDPEAADFNDIDDVRRLKPGYLEATVDWFKRYKIPDGKPENQFAFNGEFKDRDFAIKTIKSTNEFWKALISKRTNAGELNCMNTSVSESPFCCSAGDAQAVVESTSAFGAEDPIPSSVDTWYYYEK; encoded by the exons ATGAGCGTTACCACGGAGGAGAGGGGCAGGCCCAACACCAAGGAGTACCGGGTGTATTTCA aaAACTCAGAGGGCAAATACATCTCTCCGTTCCATGACATACCCATCTACGCAAATGAAGCCGAG AATATCTTTCATGCAGTTGTGGAGGTTCCAAGATGGACAAATGCAAAGATGgag ATTGCCACCAAAGATCCTCTCAATCCGCTGAAACAAGATATGAAGAAGGGGAACCTCCGTTATGTAGCGAATGTGTTTCCTCACAAAGGCTACATCTGGAATTATGGAGCTATTCCACAG ACATGGGAGGACCCAAACCACAAGGACAGCGACACAGGTTGCTGTGGAGACAATGATCCTATTGATATATGTGACATAGGAAATAAG GTGTGCTCTCGAGGAGAAATAATCCAAGTGAAGGTTTTGGGAACTCTGGCTTTGATCGATGAGGGTGAAACAGACTGGAAGGTCATTGTGATCAATACTGAGGACCCCGAAGCGGCCGACTTCAACG ACATCGATGATGTAAGACGACTGAAGCCTGGATACCTGGAAGCGACTGTTGATTGGTTCAAAAGATACAAAATCCCAGACGGGAAACCAGAAAACCAGTTTGCTTTCAACGGAGAGTTCAAGGACAGG GACTTTGCCATTAAAACCATAAAGAGCACCAACGAGTTTTGGAAGGCGCTGATATCCAAGAGGACCAATGCTGGCGAGTTAAATTG CATGAACACCAGTGTCTCAGAGAGTCCATTCTGCTGCTCCGCTGGAGACGCACAAGCTGTGGTTGAGTCT ACAAGCGCTTTTGGAGCCGAAGATCCAATTCCAAGCTCAG TCGATACATGGTACTACTATGAGAAGTAG